A single Silvibacterium dinghuense DNA region contains:
- a CDS encoding alpha-L-rhamnosidase: MKWKVFAAVVVFALGISSVYAQQRRMEDVVDLRCDSLTSPLGDDNPHPAFSWKLKDTRIGAAQSAYRVLVASTPASLAKNVGDVWDSGRIEGSQSIGVLYAGPKLDAERRYYWRVLLWNESGKPYRASGNSWWETGLMDASAWRGDWIGYEDPEHAAVRAAHAAWVTNPEVANYKGGDNTRHDLRLSFDLPQAVASATLYATGEDTVAAWVNGRQVLSPSLQPPWGRLPWRTYASSDVTGALHSGANLLAVEALLFGHQTRSQTPMNAVLYVKFADGSSSVFKTGEGPWKSALEASGAWYTAQYQDDGWAAPTSYPEVRDVFGGAGDLGIPLQTPPVDALRKTFDVTKQVRSARLYATALGAYTMSVNGMRAGDQVLSPGWTDFRERVTYQACDVTSAIHHGRNAMGAWLAPGWYSTPLEWVGQGNNYGATPPALKAQLRIEYTDGSVDWVATDHSWKADLSPITSAEIYNGENYDARRDQTGWNMPAFDDHTWHAAVLVHPREPEIVWQSFQPIHAEQTVAPKSVSSPAPGVFIYDFGQNLAGVARIQVQGPAGTDVRLRFGELLNHDGTLYVENLRNAKATDHYILAGKGVETYQPSFTFHGFRYLEITGISAALAKSAVNAVVLHTDALETTKLETGSPMINQLWSNILWGQRSNFVGVPTDCPQRDERLGWTADAQVFWRTASYNMDLAAFSRKYATDLRGTQAGTTMYGIYAPGTSKPNTGFGPGWSDAGVIVPWTSWMQTGDLTILEQNWDAMQRYLDGIHDANPDYLWAYNGGIAFGDWLAPEGATSQTLIATAYWAYDVSLMQQMAHALGRTRDEQAYAQLFEKIRAAFEQQFVHPNGVVGWIPESSNGSGAKPLQETQTGYVLALHMHLLPEADRFAAAQHLVDRIAANGWKLGTGFLGTPYLLEVLSDTGHADVAYRLLLNTQYPSWGYMVEHGATTMWERWNGDQMLNDPGMNSFNHYAYGAVAEWIYRYAAGVDTSLLAPGFHVINLHPNFDARLGHIDFSYESAYGLIHSSWATAPAGFHWTVTIPANTSGRLSLTSAEIARYSVDGKALSVSSLSRTPAEDGKTVFTLPAGTHTFEVAKAM, translated from the coding sequence ATGAAGTGGAAAGTCTTTGCTGCCGTGGTTGTGTTCGCTCTTGGTATTTCGTCTGTGTATGCCCAGCAGCGCAGGATGGAAGACGTAGTGGATCTCCGCTGTGATTCGCTGACCTCGCCGCTCGGGGATGACAACCCGCATCCTGCCTTCTCCTGGAAGCTGAAGGATACGCGCATAGGGGCAGCTCAGAGCGCTTATCGCGTGTTGGTGGCATCGACTCCGGCGTCGCTGGCGAAGAACGTTGGCGATGTGTGGGACAGCGGCAGAATAGAGGGCAGCCAGTCCATCGGCGTTCTCTATGCCGGTCCGAAGCTCGACGCCGAGAGACGCTACTACTGGCGTGTGCTGTTGTGGAATGAGAGTGGCAAGCCCTATCGCGCCAGCGGGAACAGCTGGTGGGAGACCGGTCTGATGGACGCGTCGGCGTGGCGCGGAGACTGGATCGGCTATGAAGACCCGGAGCATGCGGCGGTTCGCGCCGCCCACGCAGCGTGGGTTACGAATCCGGAGGTCGCCAACTACAAGGGCGGCGACAACACGCGGCATGATCTGCGGTTGAGCTTCGATCTGCCGCAAGCGGTCGCAAGCGCAACTCTTTATGCAACCGGAGAAGACACCGTCGCTGCATGGGTGAATGGACGGCAGGTGCTATCTCCTTCGCTGCAGCCGCCGTGGGGAAGGCTACCCTGGCGTACATATGCATCGAGCGACGTGACCGGCGCGCTCCATAGCGGTGCGAATCTGCTGGCTGTCGAGGCGCTTCTCTTCGGACACCAGACGCGCAGCCAGACCCCGATGAACGCTGTTCTCTACGTGAAGTTCGCCGATGGATCTTCGTCGGTGTTCAAGACCGGCGAGGGGCCGTGGAAGTCTGCGCTCGAGGCCAGTGGGGCGTGGTATACCGCGCAGTATCAGGATGACGGCTGGGCTGCGCCGACGAGCTATCCCGAAGTGCGCGATGTCTTCGGCGGTGCCGGCGATCTTGGCATCCCGCTCCAGACTCCTCCAGTAGATGCACTGCGCAAGACCTTTGATGTGACGAAGCAGGTCCGTTCGGCTCGGCTTTATGCCACTGCGCTTGGCGCCTACACGATGAGCGTGAACGGCATGCGTGCCGGCGACCAAGTGCTTTCTCCAGGATGGACCGATTTTCGCGAGCGCGTAACTTATCAGGCCTGTGACGTGACCTCTGCGATCCATCATGGACGCAATGCGATGGGTGCGTGGCTGGCTCCGGGCTGGTACTCCACACCGCTTGAATGGGTAGGTCAGGGAAACAACTACGGCGCGACGCCGCCTGCGCTGAAGGCGCAGCTGCGAATCGAATATACAGATGGCTCTGTCGATTGGGTTGCAACCGATCACTCGTGGAAGGCCGATCTTTCGCCCATCACCAGCGCCGAGATTTACAACGGCGAGAATTACGATGCGCGCCGCGATCAAACAGGCTGGAACATGCCCGCGTTCGATGATCACACCTGGCATGCCGCGGTGCTTGTCCATCCTCGTGAGCCGGAGATTGTCTGGCAGTCCTTTCAGCCCATACATGCCGAGCAGACGGTGGCTCCGAAGAGCGTCAGCAGCCCTGCACCGGGTGTCTTCATCTACGATTTTGGCCAGAACCTTGCCGGCGTTGCGCGTATCCAGGTACAGGGACCGGCGGGCACGGATGTGCGTCTGCGCTTTGGCGAGCTGCTGAATCATGACGGCACGCTTTATGTCGAGAACCTGCGCAATGCCAAGGCCACCGATCACTACATCCTTGCCGGCAAAGGCGTGGAAACCTATCAGCCTTCCTTCACCTTCCATGGTTTCCGCTATCTCGAAATCACCGGCATTTCTGCCGCGCTTGCGAAGAGTGCGGTGAATGCCGTGGTGCTGCATACCGATGCCCTCGAGACCACGAAGCTCGAGACCGGCAGCCCGATGATCAATCAGCTGTGGAGCAATATCCTCTGGGGACAGCGCTCGAACTTTGTCGGTGTGCCTACCGATTGCCCGCAGCGCGATGAGCGTCTTGGCTGGACGGCCGATGCACAGGTCTTTTGGCGCACCGCAAGCTACAACATGGATCTCGCCGCCTTTTCGCGGAAGTACGCTACGGACCTGCGCGGCACACAGGCTGGCACGACGATGTACGGCATTTATGCCCCTGGCACCTCGAAGCCGAATACGGGCTTCGGTCCTGGATGGAGTGATGCCGGTGTCATCGTGCCGTGGACCTCATGGATGCAGACGGGCGACCTCACTATCCTCGAGCAGAACTGGGATGCGATGCAGCGCTACCTCGACGGCATCCATGATGCGAACCCGGATTATCTCTGGGCGTACAACGGCGGCATTGCGTTTGGCGACTGGCTTGCGCCGGAAGGCGCGACATCGCAGACCCTCATCGCCACGGCATACTGGGCCTATGACGTCTCTCTGATGCAGCAGATGGCGCATGCGCTCGGCAGGACAAGGGATGAGCAGGCCTATGCGCAACTCTTCGAGAAGATCCGTGCCGCCTTCGAGCAGCAGTTCGTGCATCCGAATGGCGTGGTGGGATGGATTCCCGAGTCTTCCAACGGGTCGGGTGCCAAGCCGCTGCAGGAGACGCAGACGGGATATGTCCTTGCACTGCATATGCATCTGCTTCCCGAGGCAGATCGCTTTGCTGCCGCGCAGCACCTTGTAGATCGCATCGCGGCAAATGGATGGAAGCTGGGTACCGGCTTCCTCGGGACACCATACCTGCTGGAGGTCCTCTCGGATACGGGGCATGCGGATGTGGCCTATCGTCTGCTGCTCAACACGCAGTATCCCTCATGGGGATATATGGTCGAGCACGGCGCCACTACCATGTGGGAGCGGTGGAACGGCGATCAGATGCTGAATGACCCCGGCATGAACTCTTTCAATCACTACGCTTATGGAGCCGTGGCCGAATGGATCTATCGGTACGCCGCGGGAGTGGATACCAGCTTGCTGGCCCCCGGCTTCCATGTGATCAACCTGCACCCGAATTTCGATGCGCGCCTCGGCCATATCGACTTCTCGTATGAGTCGGCCTATGGCCTGATCCATTCTTCGTGGGCAACGGCTCCGGCAGGTTTT
- a CDS encoding sensor histidine kinase yields MSTEAILPQRLQNPHPQEITASADLAPARRLRPHPFAIIWSAVTILVCITATECSSITHPSSLLYAVVLWGWWGVIACILWKAGERRSLLSGLTPASIASHAVAASALGWLHLNTLWSLGFTGLGWYAGLSPHRAWHSLVNLNRFGIEILVYGFVLGLVGVIQYQDRSQHEAIRALELEKQLSAAHLRALQMQLEPHFLFNTLNAITTLVELGRQNEATEMLSHLNTILKQTLKRTTPEKVPLSQELEILESYLAIEQVRFADRLRIEIKVEPGVLDGLVPCFLLQPIVENAIRHGIAHCEEHGFIEASARREGTLLSLQIRDGGSGKKSQSQAGNGIGLSNTRERLAHFYSDSYQMRANPVEAGGYEVAILIPYERA; encoded by the coding sequence ATGAGCACTGAGGCTATACTCCCGCAGCGTCTACAGAACCCGCATCCACAGGAGATCACCGCATCCGCAGATCTGGCTCCGGCTCGCCGCCTGCGCCCGCATCCCTTCGCGATCATCTGGTCGGCCGTAACCATTCTCGTGTGCATCACTGCCACCGAGTGCTCCTCCATCACGCATCCCTCCTCGCTGCTTTATGCGGTTGTGCTCTGGGGCTGGTGGGGCGTGATCGCCTGCATTCTCTGGAAAGCCGGAGAACGGCGCTCTCTTCTTTCTGGTCTCACACCTGCCTCCATCGCATCGCACGCCGTTGCCGCTTCTGCGCTCGGCTGGCTGCACCTCAACACTCTCTGGAGCCTGGGCTTTACCGGCCTGGGCTGGTATGCGGGGCTCTCTCCGCATCGCGCATGGCATAGCCTGGTCAATCTCAATCGCTTCGGTATTGAAATCCTGGTATACGGCTTTGTTTTGGGCCTCGTCGGGGTGATCCAGTATCAAGATCGTTCGCAACATGAAGCCATCCGGGCGCTCGAGCTCGAGAAGCAGCTCTCCGCTGCGCATCTGCGAGCCCTGCAGATGCAGCTTGAACCGCACTTTCTCTTCAACACACTGAATGCCATCACCACCCTGGTCGAGCTCGGACGGCAAAATGAGGCGACAGAGATGCTCTCGCATCTGAATACCATCCTCAAACAGACGCTGAAGCGCACCACCCCCGAGAAAGTTCCTCTCTCGCAGGAGCTGGAAATTCTCGAAAGCTACCTGGCCATCGAGCAGGTGCGATTCGCAGACCGGCTGCGCATCGAGATCAAAGTCGAGCCAGGTGTCCTCGACGGACTCGTTCCCTGTTTTCTCCTGCAGCCCATCGTCGAAAACGCCATACGGCACGGCATTGCGCACTGCGAAGAACATGGTTTTATCGAAGCCTCCGCGCGCCGCGAAGGGACACTGCTCTCTCTGCAGATACGAGATGGCGGATCGGGAAAGAAAAGTCAGTCACAGGCCGGAAACGGCATCGGCCTCTCGAACACCCGCGAACGCCTCGCACACTTCTATAGCGACTCTTACCAGATGCGGGCGAATCCCGTAGAAGCAGGTGGTTACGAGGTTGCAATTCTTATCCCTTATGAGCGTGCGTGA
- a CDS encoding LytR/AlgR family response regulator transcription factor has protein sequence MKLKALIADDEALARERLRLLLAGDHDFVVAGECRNGREVVTALKEDRFDVLFLDIEMPGGNGFEAIAQTGPAQMPCTIFVTAHHHYALQAFEVHALDYLTKPIEPGRLKSTLARVKNRVASQAALLTHEELQMALQALRDGTTAKQDYPTRLVIPDGKRDAVIQVQEIEWIEAADYYSCLHVGTRTLMLRETMKQLSETLDPKQFVRVHRSTIVNIAHVREILHGGRNEGWVCLTSGQRLRMSKAGWQNLLAASRV, from the coding sequence GTGAAGCTAAAGGCGCTGATCGCCGATGACGAAGCATTAGCCCGGGAACGGCTCCGCCTGCTGCTCGCAGGTGACCATGATTTTGTTGTTGCCGGAGAATGCCGCAACGGCCGGGAGGTTGTGACCGCACTCAAAGAAGACCGCTTCGATGTGCTTTTCCTGGACATTGAAATGCCGGGCGGCAACGGCTTCGAAGCCATTGCGCAGACTGGACCGGCACAGATGCCCTGCACTATCTTCGTGACCGCGCATCATCACTATGCGCTGCAGGCGTTTGAGGTCCACGCTCTCGACTATCTCACCAAGCCAATCGAGCCTGGACGGCTCAAATCCACACTCGCCCGCGTTAAGAACAGGGTCGCATCGCAGGCCGCTCTGCTCACACACGAAGAGCTGCAAATGGCTCTCCAGGCTCTCCGCGATGGCACGACTGCGAAACAGGATTACCCCACGCGCCTCGTCATTCCCGACGGGAAACGCGATGCTGTCATCCAGGTGCAGGAGATCGAATGGATTGAGGCCGCGGACTACTACTCCTGTCTGCATGTCGGCACACGCACATTAATGCTGCGAGAAACCATGAAGCAACTCTCCGAAACGCTCGATCCCAAACAGTTTGTGCGCGTGCATCGCTCTACGATCGTCAACATCGCTCATGTACGTGAAATTCTGCACGGTGGCCGCAATGAAGGATGGGTCTGCCTCACCAGCGGACAGCGCCTGCGGATGAGCAAAGCGGGCTGGCAGAACCTTCTGGCCGCCAGTCGCGTATAA
- a CDS encoding DUF2271 domain-containing protein, producing the protein MDAKNWKLLRRAAACLPLAMVATQTNVWADSAATHGEREAGTWTFHHEHVLGTSLEIKVKATSLPEAQHAEAAVLTEYDRQGRILSAWRADSEFSRWEKTHFEAVPVSQELFDVLAGFDRWREATNGALDPSTEAAAKLWRQAAAEGRTPSAAELRETVEAMQQPHWQLDVSHRTAARITAVPLALASFAKSYVSEQAAEAALHAGASGVMLNAGGDVVVRGAMRQVVDVTDPRAAAENDLALDRVAVENRVVATSGSYRRGVVQAAMAVEGQSHILDPRTARPAGHVLSSTVIAKDAETAGALATAFSVMSPEESARLAERTPGVDYLIVTADGRELRSAGWNAYQVPGTTGGLRAAYVPAAFAVPHAAGAGLWNPAFELMLSLELPRIDDARYRRPYVAVWIEDADHYPVRTLALWTQNPRWLPELKQWYRDDQLRNLSEGTDISKTVSSATRPPGHYTLKWDGKDNDGKPVKAGKYTVVIEASREHGGYQIEHKELDFTGQPAQAALQGGQELGTITLDYRKQ; encoded by the coding sequence ATGGACGCTAAGAACTGGAAACTGCTGCGGCGGGCCGCAGCATGCCTGCCGCTGGCGATGGTGGCGACGCAGACGAATGTATGGGCGGACTCGGCGGCAACGCATGGCGAGCGCGAGGCGGGCACATGGACCTTTCATCATGAGCATGTGCTGGGCACGTCTCTTGAGATCAAGGTAAAGGCGACGAGCCTGCCCGAAGCGCAACATGCGGAAGCAGCGGTGTTGACGGAGTATGACCGGCAGGGGCGCATCCTGAGCGCGTGGCGCGCAGACAGTGAGTTCTCGCGTTGGGAGAAGACGCACTTCGAAGCCGTGCCGGTGTCGCAGGAGCTGTTCGATGTGTTGGCTGGATTCGATCGCTGGCGCGAAGCAACAAATGGAGCGCTCGATCCTTCGACGGAGGCTGCGGCGAAGCTGTGGCGGCAGGCCGCAGCCGAAGGGCGCACGCCGAGCGCGGCCGAGCTGCGCGAAACGGTCGAAGCCATGCAACAGCCGCACTGGCAGCTCGATGTGTCTCACCGCACGGCTGCTCGAATCACAGCCGTGCCGCTGGCGTTGGCCTCGTTTGCGAAGAGCTATGTGAGTGAACAGGCGGCCGAGGCAGCGCTGCATGCCGGTGCATCCGGTGTCATGCTGAATGCGGGCGGAGATGTGGTGGTGCGCGGCGCGATGCGGCAGGTGGTCGATGTCACCGATCCGCGGGCTGCAGCAGAGAATGATCTTGCGCTCGATCGTGTGGCAGTCGAGAACCGCGTGGTTGCGACCTCGGGCTCATACCGCAGGGGCGTGGTGCAGGCCGCGATGGCAGTCGAAGGCCAGTCGCATATCCTCGATCCACGCACGGCGCGGCCGGCCGGACATGTGCTCTCTTCGACCGTGATTGCGAAGGATGCGGAGACAGCAGGCGCATTGGCGACAGCTTTTTCCGTGATGAGCCCTGAGGAAAGCGCTCGGCTGGCGGAGCGTACGCCGGGTGTGGATTACCTGATCGTGACGGCGGATGGCCGCGAGTTGCGCAGTGCAGGATGGAATGCGTATCAGGTTCCGGGTACGACCGGCGGTCTGCGGGCAGCGTATGTGCCGGCAGCATTCGCCGTGCCGCACGCGGCTGGTGCGGGGTTGTGGAACCCGGCCTTTGAGCTGATGCTGAGCCTCGAGTTACCGCGCATCGACGACGCACGCTATCGGCGCCCTTATGTTGCCGTGTGGATCGAAGATGCGGATCACTATCCGGTGCGGACACTGGCGCTATGGACGCAGAATCCGCGCTGGCTGCCGGAGTTGAAGCAGTGGTATCGCGACGATCAGCTGCGCAACCTGAGCGAGGGTACGGATATCTCGAAGACTGTCTCATCGGCGACGCGTCCGCCGGGGCATTACACGCTGAAATGGGATGGCAAGGATAACGACGGCAAGCCGGTGAAGGCGGGTAAGTATACGGTCGTGATCGAGGCCTCGCGCGAGCACGGCGGTTACCAGATCGAGCATAAGGAGCTGGACTTTACCGGACAGCCGGCACAGGCTGCGCTGCAGGGTGGTCAGGAGCTGGGGACGATCACGCTTGACTACCGTAAACAGTAA
- a CDS encoding TonB-dependent receptor: MRIEGTVTDATGAAIPGAHVAVDGRQPVTTTDGGGQYVLPCVAAGASTITAQASGFAPATAAINRTSNGTAHINLQLAIATVSASVQVRADTQTLDTSSGASTTTLSASEVQQLPDDPDDLLQELQLLASAGGGSTTSATVVVDGFQNGSTMPPKSAIASIRINPDPISPEYPKPDMDGGRIEITTKPGSDKYHGALFFNDSDASFNANDPFAVTSTPAGKRRYGFELSGPVVAQKSGFALALEKRDINEFNVVNAVILDANGNQAAEHDTVNAPQELWIASARGDLQVTPNDIASLSYAARVNSLGNQGVGGLILPEAGYSSRIAEYDLRFTNTQTLSANLLHETHIGYTWKRTEQLPNSTEPSLQVSGYFTGGGATSQNLNNRERDLEIDDDVMATLGKHTLKFGAQALGIFLHDYDPDTFNGAFTFGGGSAPVLDSSNQPTDTTTTITPLEQYRRALLGLAGGTPTTYAVTNGTPLVPYAQWQLALYGEDTIKLLPRLTVTAGLRYALQTTPATSANFGPRLGLAWSPDRASHWSTHLRAGIFNLPFDTTYAAEAYRLDGERQKQTTVYSPDFDRPLTPTSSSIAVANRWQFSHAMLQIPIAEFAAGVEVDLPHHWHPSVWYSWYSAWDDHRTVNINAPIVASSSGVAPDPTAALLAPRPGAPNLNIFEYQNTAHTRGGAFWAGIEQKANAHWTLSLGYWNVDFRGDSDTPQSSYSDRGEVGRPDWQSSGALLEDDFKFPFRIELSSQIYWHFNTPYNITTGTDDNGDGTFNDRPSYASTAGNGVYSTPFGLMTANAVNGNVPRNLGTMPTIVHMYSNLSRAFHLSSSKDRPLTLTLNARGANVLNHTNVTAVNTVVSSDAVGQPVAAEAARRLELGARFAF; the protein is encoded by the coding sequence GTGCGCATAGAAGGAACCGTCACCGACGCAACTGGCGCCGCGATCCCCGGAGCACACGTCGCCGTGGATGGCCGTCAGCCCGTGACTACCACAGATGGCGGCGGCCAATATGTACTTCCCTGCGTGGCAGCCGGTGCAAGCACCATCACAGCGCAGGCCAGCGGTTTCGCTCCCGCAACGGCAGCCATCAACCGAACCTCAAACGGTACGGCACATATCAACCTGCAACTCGCCATCGCCACCGTAAGCGCGAGTGTGCAGGTGCGCGCCGATACGCAGACGCTCGACACCAGCTCCGGCGCTTCCACGACGACGCTCAGCGCCAGTGAAGTGCAGCAGCTCCCCGACGATCCTGATGATCTTCTGCAAGAGTTGCAGTTACTCGCCTCTGCGGGCGGCGGCTCTACCACCTCGGCAACTGTCGTCGTCGATGGCTTTCAGAACGGCAGTACGATGCCGCCTAAAAGCGCCATCGCATCGATCCGCATCAATCCCGACCCGATATCGCCCGAGTACCCCAAACCCGACATGGATGGCGGACGGATCGAGATCACGACCAAGCCGGGATCGGATAAGTACCACGGCGCGCTCTTCTTCAACGACAGCGATGCAAGCTTTAATGCCAACGACCCATTTGCCGTCACCTCGACACCGGCAGGCAAACGCCGCTACGGCTTTGAACTCAGCGGGCCAGTTGTAGCGCAAAAGAGCGGATTCGCGCTGGCGCTCGAAAAACGCGACATCAACGAGTTCAATGTCGTGAATGCAGTCATCCTCGATGCAAATGGCAATCAGGCCGCAGAGCATGACACGGTGAATGCTCCTCAAGAGCTCTGGATCGCCTCCGCGCGTGGAGATCTGCAGGTCACACCAAACGATATCGCCTCGCTCAGCTACGCTGCACGCGTCAACAGCCTTGGGAACCAGGGTGTCGGCGGCCTCATCCTGCCGGAAGCTGGTTATTCGAGCCGCATCGCCGAATACGATCTTCGCTTTACCAATACACAGACCCTCAGCGCGAACCTGCTGCATGAAACACACATCGGATATACATGGAAACGGACGGAACAACTCCCCAATTCCACCGAACCCTCTCTGCAGGTCTCAGGCTATTTCACCGGCGGCGGCGCGACGAGCCAGAATCTCAATAATCGCGAGCGGGATCTTGAGATCGATGACGATGTAATGGCCACACTGGGCAAGCATACCTTGAAGTTCGGCGCACAGGCGCTCGGCATTTTCTTACACGACTATGATCCCGATACCTTCAACGGCGCCTTTACTTTCGGCGGCGGTAGCGCCCCCGTGCTCGACTCGAGCAATCAGCCTACAGACACCACCACAACCATCACGCCCCTCGAGCAATATCGCCGCGCGCTGCTCGGCCTCGCCGGAGGAACACCTACGACCTACGCCGTCACCAACGGAACCCCGCTCGTTCCGTATGCACAATGGCAACTCGCGCTTTATGGTGAAGACACCATCAAGCTGCTACCGCGCCTCACGGTAACTGCCGGGCTGCGATATGCACTCCAGACAACGCCTGCAACATCCGCAAATTTCGGCCCGAGGCTCGGCCTCGCGTGGTCACCCGATCGCGCCTCTCACTGGAGCACGCATCTGCGTGCCGGTATCTTCAATCTGCCCTTCGACACCACCTACGCCGCAGAGGCTTACCGCCTCGACGGAGAACGACAAAAGCAGACCACGGTCTATTCTCCAGACTTCGACCGTCCACTGACGCCGACAAGTAGCTCCATCGCCGTCGCAAATCGCTGGCAGTTCTCGCACGCCATGCTTCAGATACCGATCGCAGAGTTCGCTGCTGGGGTAGAAGTCGACCTGCCGCACCACTGGCATCCTTCTGTCTGGTACTCGTGGTACTCGGCATGGGACGATCACCGCACTGTCAACATCAATGCGCCAATCGTAGCCAGCAGCAGTGGTGTTGCTCCGGACCCAACCGCAGCTCTCCTCGCGCCGCGTCCCGGCGCTCCGAATCTCAACATCTTCGAATATCAAAACACCGCGCACACACGCGGCGGCGCCTTCTGGGCAGGCATCGAGCAAAAAGCCAACGCGCACTGGACCTTGAGCCTCGGCTATTGGAATGTCGATTTTCGTGGAGACAGCGACACGCCGCAGTCCAGCTATAGCGACCGCGGAGAAGTCGGAAGGCCTGACTGGCAATCGAGCGGAGCTCTGCTCGAAGACGACTTCAAATTCCCGTTTCGCATCGAGCTCTCCAGTCAGATCTATTGGCATTTCAATACGCCGTACAACATCACTACGGGCACAGACGACAATGGCGACGGCACATTCAACGATCGGCCATCCTATGCATCTACCGCAGGCAACGGTGTCTACAGCACGCCCTTCGGCCTCATGACAGCAAACGCCGTCAACGGCAATGTTCCCCGCAACCTGGGAACCATGCCCACCATCGTGCACATGTACTCAAACCTGAGCCGGGCATTTCACCTCAGCTCGAGCAAGGATCGTCCACTTACCCTGACCCTTAATGCACGAGGAGCGAATGTTCTCAACCACACCAACGTAACTGCTGTGAACACCGTGGTCTCTTCCGATGCAGTCGGGCAACCGGTAGCCGCAGAGGCCGCCAGAAGACTGGAACTCGGTGCGCGCTTCGCCTTTTAA
- a CDS encoding PepSY-associated TM helix domain-containing protein codes for MTTVNSKPHARLRRTVAVTARWLHIYLSMLSFAVILFFAATGLTLNHPDWFAGHAKTVETHGIADKAMLHTAGSEGADRLGLVEMLRAREHVHGAVSDFRVDDTQVSISFRAPGYTADAFIDRDTGKYDLTVVQDGFVAVINDLHKGRDAGKAWSAVIDVSAVLLVLVSLTGLVLIWFVYKRRTSGLILAGFAAIAVLMLWKLFVP; via the coding sequence TTGACTACCGTAAACAGTAAGCCCCACGCGCGGTTGCGGCGAACTGTAGCCGTAACCGCGCGCTGGCTCCATATCTATCTGAGCATGTTAAGTTTTGCCGTGATTCTGTTCTTCGCGGCAACCGGGCTTACGCTGAATCATCCGGACTGGTTCGCAGGTCACGCAAAGACCGTGGAGACGCATGGTATAGCGGATAAGGCCATGCTGCACACCGCTGGAAGCGAAGGTGCGGACCGGCTGGGACTGGTCGAGATGCTGCGTGCACGTGAGCATGTGCACGGCGCGGTGAGCGATTTCCGCGTAGACGATACACAGGTTTCAATTTCATTCCGTGCGCCGGGCTATACGGCGGATGCCTTCATCGACCGCGATACAGGGAAATATGACCTGACGGTGGTGCAGGATGGCTTTGTCGCGGTGATCAACGACCTGCACAAGGGGCGCGATGCGGGTAAGGCGTGGAGCGCGGTGATCGATGTGTCAGCCGTGCTGCTGGTGCTGGTGTCGCTTACCGGGCTGGTGCTGATCTGGTTTGTGTATAAGCGGAGAACGTCAGGTCTGATCCTTGCCGGATTCGCGGCTATCGCAGTACTGATGCTTTGGAAGCTCTTCGTTCCTTAG